The following are encoded together in the Odocoileus virginianus isolate 20LAN1187 ecotype Illinois chromosome 28, Ovbor_1.2, whole genome shotgun sequence genome:
- the PHRF1 gene encoding PHD and RING finger domain-containing protein 1 isoform X3: MDDDSLDELVDQSPGPDGHPRLRPAALASDAEGSSDAHSGTSEDDSGSEHSDEEDADGDLEDGSGSEDSEEDGDDMDTLAAAADTQGTLEASGAFNSDDDSESCPICLNAFREQAVGTPENCAHYFCLDCIVEWSKNAHSCPVDRIIFKCICIRAQFGGKILKKIPVESARLGEDEDEDPTFCEVCGRSDREDRLLLCDGCDAGYHMECLDPPLQEVPVDEWFCPECAAPGATSAADTGPVSEEEVSLLLADVVPTTSRLRPRTGRTRAIARTRQSERVRATVNRNRISTARRFQRVPRYLMSSLLDETIEAVAAGLSTAVYQRPGPRAPARRRRKGGRRKKASGRKKAPSRSSAKSRSSGPRLKKRLGRVKKRKAQKIKNEATARSRIARTLGLCRPARGACTPSVYKPADPSLGLMRADIGAASLSLFGDPYELDPFDSGEEASASPASPLSAKRRVLSRSALRSHQPVARPISMGLSRRSAPTAAPQPEVDAEPSPDLLGSILSGQSLLMMNGADIVIHRDGSLSAKKAVPVSFQRNSPGPSRVPEGAGGRQSGSGPQSSGPSCPGRAAPAPTHVPALLSGAAAKPGSSVTPRLDQSQTLSSESRPGIKQGEDHRFNSDSKHSLPLGSVALKVSHSSDSPSKSTVPGQALRPAPRRTDISELPRIPKIRRDGSQGDEVPTSRQGVELPSSCISRLTGREGSGQPGCGARVEGEPSNRGAQEPSTRSGGGAQPPSPLGPARGKGVGSTFESFRINIPGNTAHSGRLLSPGFCNTFRPVDSKVQRRASPSPLFSVRKTKQLKSEIYDPFNPTGSDSSSANSSPERLGLLPSEITRTISVDSPEAPALPPVRCVTSYTVQTSAGKEPEPPQGPSSLSELQDEEPCAQAQQLSPPEPWGDEALPARSSFFGSESRTVTCVTVVEPDTPPSPDTPPAATHRVVELRSPTRSRSRSSSRGRKRGPQPRAATREHCAGRSGSRSSRSGDRSSRSASPAAGEDQPKRHRPKARGRRSSSERSSSHERTKRKKAKDKSRERGRGSWGRGRRRSRSRSGSPGSSSHEHREGRRKKRRRSGSRSRGRECSPPRHPRERRGRPRDRHSSRERRRRRSRSPSPEHRPRVHRRPRSREKRPRPHPHSPERKLAPKEASPAPPPQEEPRPDREPPARSPAGPPPSAGADGLPEGPEVDKTTPVPEVLAECPAEDVDYGDSVEAGHLFEDFSNDTIFMQLDDMSSPPSPESTDSSPERDLLPKPTMPPAGPQHDTSLAMAVIRREVSRIHGEDVAQPLPGTEVPQEKHLLQQDADEAATVPCALGAEAPGGTPVGKEEGPSQNPLLRAKALVKRVTWNLQEADYGAPANDRGLSRRQPCGLEGPRTPTPVCWPPGTPLHRPQKPREGVWESDDVGPVAGLQQAPFSEPPAPAYVLPEPGFPPTDPSQPQSQLATLPPPLLPTTLRRGRLPLGQPQRRPRMRST; encoded by the exons ATGGATGACGACAGCCTGGACGAGCTTGTGGACCAAAGCCCGGGGCCCGATGGCCACCCAAGACTCCGTCCTGCTGCCCTGGCCAGCGATGCTG AAGGAAGCAGTGATGCCCACAGTGGCACCTCTGAGGACGACTCGGGCAGCGAGCACAGCGATGAGGAGGATGCAGACGGGGACCTGGAGGACGGATCTG GTTCCGAGGACTCTGAGGAAGATGGTGACGACATGGACacgttagcagcagcagcagatactcAGGGAACGCTGGAAGCCAGTGGTGCATTTAATTCTGATGACGACTCTGAGAGCTGCCCGATCTGTCTCAATGCTTTCAGGGAGCAGGCTGTGGGGACGCCCGAGAACTGCGCCCACTACTTCTGCCTCGATTGCATCGTGGAGTGGTCCAAG aatGCCCATTCCTGTCCAGTTGATCgaattatatttaaatgtatttgtattcGAGCTCAGTTTGGCGGTAAAATCCTGAAGAAG ATTCCAGTGGAGAGTGCCCGGCTCGGGGAGGACGAGGATGAAGACCCGACCTTCTGTGAGGTGTGTGGCCGGAGCGACCGGGAGGACCGGCTGTTGCTCTGTGACGGCTGCGACGCTGG GTACCACATGGAGTGCTTGGACCCCCCTCTCCAGGAGGTGCCGGTGGATGAGTGGTTCTGTCCGGAATGTGCTGCCCCCGGGGCCACTTCTGCCGCTG ACACGGGTCCCGTGAGCGAGGAGGAGGTCTCCCTGCTCTTGGCTGACGTGGTGCCCACCACCAGCCGGCTTCGGCCCCGCACGGGGAGGACCCGGGCCATCGCCAGGACGCGGCAGAGCGAGAGGGTCCGAGCGACAGTGAACCGGAACCGGATCTCCACGGCCAGGAGGTTCCAG CGTGTCCCCAGGTACCTCATGTCGTCTCTGCTGGACGAGACCATTGAAGCCGTGGCTGCCGGGCTCAGCACAGCCGTGTACCAGCGCCCCGGGCCGCGCGCCCCTGCCCGCCGCAGGAGGAAAGGAG GAAGACGGAAGAAAGcatcaggaagaaagaaagccCCATCCAGATCGTCTGCAAAGAGCAGGAGCTCAGGGCCAAGGTTGAAGAAACGCCTGGGTCGTGTGAAGAAGAGGAAAGCACAGAAGATAAAG AATGAAGCCACGGCTCGTTCGCGCATCGCACGGACGCTGGGTCTCTGCAGGCCAGCCCGTGGAGCCTGCACCCCTTCCGTGTACAAGCCTGCAGACCCGTCTCTGGGACTGATGCGTGCTGACATCGGGGCAGCCTCTCTCTCCCTGTTTGGAGACCCCTATGAGCTGGACCCCTTCGACAG CGGTGAAGAGGCGTCTGCAAGCCCTGCTTCCCCTCTGAGCGCCAAGAGGAGGGTTCTGTCCCGGTCAGCCCTGCGCTCCCACCAGCCTGTAGCCAGACCCAtctccatggggctctccag GAGGAGTGCTCCCACTGCAGCCCCCCAGCCGGAAGTGGACGCAGAGCCCAGCCCTGACCTGCTAGGGAGCATCCTGTCTGGCCAGAGCCTTCTGATGATGAATGGCGCCGACATCGTCATCCACCGCGATGGCTCCCTCAGCGCCAAGAAGGCAG TGCCAGTTTCTTTTCAGCGGAACTCACCTGGTCCATCCAGAGTGCCAGAAGGCGCCGGTGGGCGTCAGTCAGGAAGCGGGCCGCAGAGCTCGGGGCCCAGCTGCCCGGGCagggccgcccccgcccccacccatgTCCCTGCTCTCCTGTCGGGAGCAGCAGCAaagcctggctcctctgtgaCACCTCGGTTGGACCAGTCTCAGACCTTGTCCAGTGAGAGCAGACCTGGTATAAAACAGGGTGAGGATCACCGGTTTAACAGCGACAGCAAGCACTCTCTGCCTCTCGGGTCTGTGGCATTGAAGGTCTCACACAGCTCTGACTCGCCCTCCAAGAGCACAGTGCCGGGCCAGGCCCTAAGACCAGCTCCCAGGCGGACAGACATCTCTGAGCTCCCCAGAATACCAAAGATCAGGAGAGATGGCAGCCAGGGGGACGAAGTTCCCACCAGCAGGCAGGGCGTTGAGCTCCCCAGCTCCTGCATCAGCCGGCTGACGGGCAGGGAGGGCTCTGGACAGCCTGGCTGCGGGGCCCGGGTGGAGGGTGAGCCCAGCAACCGGGGCGCGCAGGAGCCCAGCACGCGCTCGGGGGGGGgggcccagccccccagcccgcTGGGGCCCGCCCGGGGAAAGGGTGTTGGCTCCACCTTTGAGAGTTTCAGGATCAACATTCCTGGGAACACAGCCCATTCCGGCAGACTGCTCAGCCCCGGCTTCTGTAACACGTTCCGGCCAGTGGACAGCAAGGTGCAGAGGAGAGCAAGCCCCTCACCCCTCTTCTCTGTCAGGAAGACAAAGCAGCTCAAGAGTGAGATCTATGACCCCTTCAACCCCACGGGCTCCGACTCCAGCTCCGCCAACAGCAGCCCTGAGCGTTTGGGCCTTCTGCCCTCGGAGATCACGCGAACCATCTCTGTGGACAGTCCCGAGGCCCCAGCACTGCCCCCTGTGCGCTGTGTCACCTCCTACACGGTGCAGACCAGCGCGGGAAAGGAGCCGGAGCCCCCCCAGGGGCCCTCCAGTCTGTCCGAGCTCCAGGACGAGGAGCCCTGCGCACAGGCACAGCAGCTGTCCCCCCCGGAGCCCTGGGGTGATGAGGCCCTGCCAGCCCGCAGCTCCTTCTTCGGCTCTGAGAGCCGGACGGTGACTTGCGTGACTGTGGTGGAGCCTGACACGCCACCCAGCCCGGACACCCCGCCTGCAGCCACCCACAGGGTCGTGGAGCTGCGCTCCCCCACCCGCTCCCGCTCCCGGTCCAGCTCCCGCGGCCGGAAGAGAGGCCCACAGCCGAGGGCAGCCACCAGGGAGCACTGCGCCGGCCGCTCGGGCTCCCGCTCGTCCCGTTCAGGAGACCGGAGTTCCAGGTCTGCCTCGCCTGCAGCGGGCGAGGACCAGCCCAAGAGACACCGGCCCAAGGCCCGGGGCCGCAGGTCCTCCAGCGAGCGCTCCAGCAGCCACGAGCGCACCAAGCGCAAGAAGGCGAAGGACAAGAGCAGGGAGCGGGGCAGAGGCTCCTGGGGCCGCGGCCGCCGGAGGTCCCGCTCCCGCTCTGGGAGCCCTGGGAGCTCTTCCCACGAGCACCGCGAGGGCCGCAGGAAGAAGAGGCGGCGGTCAGGGTCCAGGTCTCGGGGGAGGGAGTGCTCGCCCCCCAGGCaccccagggagaggagggggcggCCCCGGGACCGGCACAGCTCCCGTGAGAGGCGGCGGCGAAGGTCCAGGTCCCCTAGCCCGGAACACCGGCCCCGGGTGCACCGGCGGCCTCGGTCCCGGGAGAAGCGCCCGcggccccacccccactcccctgaGCGGAAGTTGGCCCCaaaagaggcttctccagcaccccctccccaggagGAGCCCAGGCCAGACAGGGAGCCCCCAGCCAGGTCCCCGGCTGGGCCCCCACCCTCAGCGGGAGCAGACGGCTTACCAGAAGGGCCAGAAGTCGACAAGACCACCCCAGTCCCGGAGGTGCTCGCGGAGTGTCCAGCGGAGGATGTGGACTATGGCGACTCTGTGGAGGCGGGGCACCTCTTTGAGGACTTTTCCAATGACACCATCTTCATGCAGCTTGATGACATGAGTTCCCCGCCCTCCCCGGAGAGCACGGACTCTTCCCCGGAGCGCGACCTCCTGCCCAAGCCCACCATGCCCCCAGCGGGCCCCCAGCACGACACCAGCCTGGCCATGGCTGTCATCCGGAGGGAGGTGTCTCGGATCCATGGTGAAGATGTGGCACAGCCCTTGCCCGGGACCGAGGTCCCCCAGGAGAAGCACTTGCTCCAGCAGGATGCAGACGAGGCCGCCACAGTGCCCTGTGCCCTGGGTGCCGAGGCCCCTGGCGGGACAcctgtggggaaggaggaaggcccCTCTCAGAACCCTCTGCTGCGGGCCAAGGCGCTGGTGAAGAGGGTCACCTGGAACCTCCAGGAGGCAGACTATGGGGCCCCGGCCAACGACAGAGGCCTGT cCAGGAGGCAGCCTTGTGGCCTGGAGGGCCCCAGAACACCCACCCCCGTATGTTGGCCCCCAGGGACACCACTTCACAGGCCACAGAAGCCCCGGGAAGGAGTCTGGGAATCTGACGACGTGGGCCCCGTGGCTGGGCTCCAGCAGGCACCTTTCTCTGAGCCGCCTGCCCCTGCTTATGTGCTTCCAGAGCCTGGCTTCCCCCCAACTGACCCCTCTCAG CCTCAGAGCCAGCTGGCCACGCTGCCACCACCACTGCTGCCAACAACTCTGAGGAGAGGACGGCTCCCCCTAGGCCAGCCCCAGAGAAGGCCAAGAATGAGGAG TACATGA